From the Brassica napus cultivar Da-Ae chromosome A8, Da-Ae, whole genome shotgun sequence genome, one window contains:
- the LOC106387615 gene encoding ATPase 10, plasma membrane-type: MADNLDKPLLDPDTFNREGVDLGLLPLEEVFEHLRTTPRGLLSEEAEERLKIFGLNRLEEKQENKFLKFLGFMWNPLSWVMEAAALIAIALANSESQGPDWEDFVGIVCLLLINATISFFEENNAGNAAAALMARLALKTRVLRDGQWQEQDASILVPGDIISIKLGDIIPADSRLLDGDPLKIDQSVLTGESLPVTKKKGDQVFSGSTCKQGEIEAVVIATGSSTFFGKTACLVDSTDVTGHLQQVLTSIGNFCICSIAVGMVLEIIVMFPIQHRSYRVGINNLLVLLIGGIPIAMPTVLSVTLAIGSHRLSQQGAITKRMTAIEEMAGMDVLCCDKTGTLTLNSLSVDRNLIEVFVDYMDKDTVLLLAGRASRLENQDAIDTAIVSMLADPREARANIKEVHFLPFNPVDKRTAITYIDSDGKWYRATKGAPEQVLSLCQHNNVIAQRVHAIINRFAEKGLRSLAVAYQEVPERSSNSPGGPWKFCGLLPLFDPPRHDSGETILRALNLGVCVKMITGDQLAIAKETGRRLGMGTNMYPSSSLLGHNNNNEHEAIPVDELIEMADGFAGVFPEHKYEIVKILQEKKHVVGMTGDGVNDAPALKKADIGIAVADATDAARSSADIVLTEPGLSVIISAVLTSRAIFQRMKNYTVYAVSITVRIVLGFTLLALIWEYDFPPFMVLIIAILNDGTIMTISKDRVRPSPTPESWKLNQIFATGIVIGTYLALVTVLFYWLIVSTTFFEKHFHVKSICNNTEQVSSAVYLQVSIISQALIFVTRSRSWSFLERPGSLLIFAFIVAQLAATLIAVYAKISFANITGIGWGWAGVIWLYSLIFYVPLDVIKFVFHYALSGDAWNLVLDRKTAFAYKKDEGTANVSITQRSHSAEELGGSRSRPSWIAEQTRRRAEIARLVEGHSVSRHLESVIKLKQIDSKMIRAAHTV; this comes from the exons ATGGCTGACAATTTAGACAAGCCATTGCTGGATCCTGATACTTTCAACAGAGAAGGAGTTGACTTG GGTCTACTGCCACTGGAGGAGGTTTTTGAACACCTAAGAACAACTCCTAGAGGGCTTTTAtctgaagaagctgaagaaagaTTGAAGATATTTGGTCTTAACAGACTTGAAGAGAAACAG GAGAACAAGTTTCTGAAGTTCCTAGGCTTTATGTGGAATCCTTTGTCATGGGTTATGGAAGCTGCAGCATTGATAGCCATCGCCCTTGCAAATAGTGAA AGCCAGGGTCCTGACTGGGAAGACTTTGTTGGCATCGTTTGTCTTTTACTGATCAACGCAACAATCAGCTTCTTTGAAGAAAACAATGCTGGGAATGCTGCTGCAGCTCTTATGGCTCGCTTGGCTCTAAAAACTAGA GTTCTTAGAGATGGACAGTGGCAAGAGCAAGATGCGTCTATCTTGGTACCTGGTGATATAATTAGCATAAAACTTGGGGATATCATTCCTGCTGATTCTCGCCTTCTTGATGGAGACCCCTTGAAGATTGATCAG TCAGTGTTGACCGGTGAATCGCTACCTGTGACCAAGAAGAAGGGTGATCAAGTCTTCTCTGGCTCTACTTGTAAGCAAGGTGAAATAGAAGCTGTTGTGATAGCCACTGGTTCTAGCACTTTCTTTGGCAAGACAGCATGTTTGGTGGACAGCACAGATGTAACTGGACATCTTCAGCAG GTTCTTACATCAATTGGGAACTTCTGCATTTGCTCTATAGCTGTTGGAATGGTTCTTGAAATCATTGTCATGTTCCCTATACAACATCGCTCCTACAGAGTTGGGATCAATAACCTTCTTGTACTGCTCATTGGAGGTATACCCATTGCCATGCCCACTGTACTATCTGTCACACTTGCCATTGGGTCTCATAGACTTTCACAACAG GGTGCCATTACAAAAAGGATGACTGCAATAGAGGAAATGGCTGGGATGGATGTGCTATGCTGTGACAAAACTGGAACACTTACCTTAAACAGTCTTTCCGTTGATAGAAATCTCATTGAG GTTTTCGTCGACTATATGGACAAGGACACAGTTTTGTTGCTTGCAGGCAGAGCTTCACGGCTAGAGAATCAGGACGCTATAGATACAGCAATTGTTAGCATGCTTGCTGATCCTAGAGAG GCTCGTGCAAACATTAAAGAAGTTCATTTCTTGCCATTCAATCCTGTGGACAAACGTACTGCAATAACATATATTGATTCTGATGGTAAATGGTATCGCGCTACCAAAGGAGCTCCTGAACAA GTTCTAAGCTTGTGTCAACATAACAATGTGATTGCGCAAAGAGTTCATGCCATTATCAATAGATTTGCTGAAAAAGGTTTGAGGTCTTTAGCAGTTGCTTATCAG GAAGTTCCAGAAAGAAGCAGCAATAGCCCTGGAGGACCATGGAAGTTCTGTGGTTTGTTACCACTGTTTGATCCTCCAAGGCATGACAGTGGTGAAACCATCCTAAGAGCTCTTAACCTTGGAGTTTGTGTTAAGATGATCACTG GTGATCAATTAGCGATAGCAAAGGAGACAGGGAGACGTCTTGGCATGGGAACCAATATGTATCCTTCTTCCTCTTTGTTAGGCCACAATAACAACAATGAGCATGAAGCTATTCCAGTGGATGAGCTAATTGAAATGGCAGATGGATTTGCTGGAGTGTTCCCTG AACACAAGTATGAGATTGTGAAGATTCTACAAGAAAAGAAGCATGTGGTTGGAATGACCGGAGACGGTGTGAATGATGCTCCTGCTCTTAAAAAAGCTGACATTGGAATAGCTGTTGCAGATGCAACCGATGCTGCAAGAAGTTCTGCTGATATAGTACTAACTGAGCCTGGCTTAAGTGTAATAATCAGTGCTGTCTTGACTAGCAGAGCTATTTTCCAGAGGATGAAGAACTATACA GTATATGCAGTCTCAATCACCGTAAGAATAGTG CTTGGATTTACACTATTAGCATTGATATGGGAATATGACTTTCCACCTTTCATGGTTCTAATCATTGCAATACTCAATGATG GGACCATCATGACTATCTCTAAAGATAGAGTTAGGCCATCTCCTACACCGGAAAGTTGGAAGCTCAACCAGATATTTGCGACAGGAATTGTCATTGGAACATACTTAGCATTGGTCACTGTCCTGTTCTACTGGCTCATTGTTTCCACCACCTTCTTCGAG AAACACTTCCATGTCAAATCAATCTGCAACAACACTGAACAAGTCTCATCCGCAGTGTATCTCCAAGTGAGCATCATAAGCCAAGCACTCATATTCGTAACACGCAGTCGAAGCTGGTCATTTCTAGAACGTCCAGGGAGTCTCCTGATATTTGCTTTCATTGTTGCTCAACTT GCAGCTACATTGATTGCTGTCTATGCCAAGATCAGCTTTGCTAACATCACAGGCATTGGATGGGGATGGGCAGGTGTTATATGGTTATACAGTCTGATATTTTATGTACCTCTAGATGTTATAAAGTTTGTCTTCCATTATGCATTGAGTGGAGATGCTTGGAACCTCGTATTAGACCGTAAG ACAGCTTTTGCTTATAAGAAAGATGAAGGAACGGCCAATGTAAGCATCACTCAGAGAAGCCATTCAGCAGAAGAACTCGGTGGAAGTCGTTCTCGACCTTCTTGGATCGCTGAACAAACCAGAAGGCGTGCAGAAATCGCCAG GCTCGTGGAGGGCCATTCGGTTTCAAGGCATTTAGAATCAGTGATCAAGCTCAAACAAATTGACTCAAAGATGATCCGTGCAGCTCATACTGTCTAA